The Paenibacillus wynnii DNA window CTTTATTTTAATTATTTGCCCATTTCCTTCCAGATCGCATAATAGAGCAAGAAAACTACTGTAGATACAAAGAAAATGATATCAATAAAAATTTGGTTATAGTACAAAATAACAGAAATGAACACTAAGAATACAGAGATTAAAACAATGACAAGAATATCCTCGAACCTAAAGCGCAATCTTTCAAAATCAAACTTAAATCCCCAACCTATTTTAAATATAAACCATGCTAACAATGATGTGATAAGCCCGCTGGCAAACTGTAGAAGATACCCGTTCGAAGTTGTGGACATAGCTCCCGCTATAGACCCGAATAATAGGATCGCCAAGCCTGTTTGCATGATGCCAAATATGGCATAACCCAGGATGGTGCTTATCATCGACCATACCAACGGAATTTTCACTATCACTGCGAATAAAAAAATGAAGATTAAAATGCCGATTATAGGAACGAGATAAGCAAGTGAGAACTCATTTCTGAGTACATAGCTTTGTAAATTGACTAAGAGAACAATAAATAAAGCTTCCCATATATAATCCCTAGCCTTAAGTCTGAATAACGACATAATTAAGTAATACACCGAAATCGTTTCGATTGTTGAAAAAAACATGAACCCCAATGATTCCAAAAACACAATAAATCCTCCTCAAAACTTCTTTGTCGAAAATTGATTTCGCGAATGCTGCATAAAGAATCCCAGCGCCCATTTTGCACATAGCAGAGAGAACAAGAAGAAGAGTACTGCCCATACAAGTGCAGGCAACGGGGTGAGCTGAGCAAGATTACTGGCATCTCCTGCGCGAGTTGGTGAATATAAGGACATCGTTACCAGAAATAGTGGTCCGAGTACCGATTCTTCCAAAGTTAGAAAGGCCAACAACAGGTAATAGAGCTTCTGAACCTTCTTGCCCGCTAGAATTATCAAAATATTTAAGATCATAAATCCGCTTAACCAAAGCATGCCAAAACCGCCCCGTACATAGAGCAGGAGCATAACAAGTGCAACCCCGGTGGTGAGTATGAGCCCCCATTTCTCACGTCCCCGGGCGTATAGATAGAATAATAAGAGCGCGAACAACGAAGCCAGAGTGTAACCCGCCAATGAAACCACTACGGCCCTTCCGCCCGCTTGAATGGCTGAATAGGTTACTCCGCTATGATTCGCATACAATTCAATCCTCAGTACCGAGCCGGATAAAAGCAGTGTAATCATAGCATGACCAAACTCATGGATCATCGTGTCCAGATTACGAAACAGTGAAGAAAAGGGAATCAAGCGGGTTAATAAGGCAGATCCTGCCAGAAAAAGTATAGTTTTAAGCCAGTTATTCATGGAGTTCCATCTCCCTTCCGTCCAAAGTATACGATATGCCGCCTTTCTTCTCAATGAATTCCTGCTGCCTCAAGTTCCACATCAGCTGTCGAAGCCTGTCATGCTATGCTAAAATAGATGATAGAAACTAGATTAGCATATACTAGGTGGTGAGCTTAATGAAACCCTATTATTATCATACAATTACCCGAATGTTGGTTTCCGTTTTCCTTCTGTTAGGTTTGTCGTCAACTCTTCCGACACCTGCTGCAGAAGCGAATTATTTCGATGATTTATATAACGGCCTTCAGCAATTCTCAGAGCTGCCGAATGAGGTTAATCAATTACAGGAGAGCTACCAGCAGACGGTAGAGGAACTGGAGAAGACAAAAGGTGAGCTTGGAGAAACTAAAGACCAATTAGGACAGACAATAAAAGACATGGAAAGCTACCGTTCAGAGAACACTGCTCTAATGGAGCAAAACCTCCAGTTGACAAAGGCAGTAGACCAACTAAGGGACGAACGTGCCGCACGAGAGAGTTACCTGCATAAAATTAAAATCACAATCTACACCGGACTTGGCCTTTTAGTTGGCTACTTCCTCCTAACTCGTCTAATTCGCTTCGGCATGCGCCGCCGTTCCAGAAAAGGGGATCGACTTCGTTAACTAACTTCATAGACAGCCACACACATCGCCAAAGGACGAGGGGGTATAACAAGTGAATGTCGATATCCAGGATGAAGGCGACAGCGGCAGTGGACAGGCTGTGGCCTTTACCATTGCGGAGTACGAAGAAGTGCATGTACTCCACCCGCAGCAGATTATTGCCTATCAAGGTCCCTCCTCAGGACGGGCTGACAGGTTTATGGATGTAAAAGGTATGTATCGTAAGCGTAAGCTGATCCGCGCAGATATGTCGGGGCCTTGCCGCTTTGTTGCTGCGCTTCCTCCTGGGTACAGGATCAAAACCCTGCAGCTTGACGGAAAAAGTGACCTCCTATATGATTTCAGACATTTATTCTTTTACAGCAAAGGTATAACCATGCAGACACGAGTGCTAAGTGTGAAGAATATGTTCATCACGAAGGATACCGTAAAGGTTAAGTTTTCTGGTAAAGGCAGCATCGGTATCCTCACAGAGGGAACGGTATGTGAAGCAACACTCCATCCGTCCGAACCGCTGTTTATAGACGCAGGAAGTGTGATCGCTTACCCTGAGAACGCCAAGCTGGAGCTTACCGTATATGGGAATCATCTCGCCAGTCAGCATATGAGCTATCACTGGAAAATGACAGGACAAGGCCCTGTTCTATTTCAGGCAGGGCGGCAAAGCCGGCGGTTTGAGCGGGATACGAATGATGAGGATGGAATATTCAAACGGTTCTTACGGGAGGTTCTGCCTTTTGGCGGGGTATTCATTAAGTGAATAGCCGCAAACAAAAACCAGCAAGTCTCAGACAACTCGAGATTTGCTGGTTTAATTCCGGTGCTAGATAAAGTTAATTAGCCTAGGTAAGCGTTCAGCATCCAGGCATGTTTCTCCACACTGGTTCTGATTCCAATCAAGAGGTCTGCAGAAGGCTGGTCACCAAGCTCTTCCGCTTGTGCAATCGCACCTTGCAATTCCGCCGCAACGGTAGTGAAATCTTTAATTAATTGACCCACCATTTCTTTGGCATCCTCGCCGCCTTGCCCTTCCTGCACTGATGATAAGGATAGGTACTGCTTCATTGTAGAAGCCGGTTGTCCGCCAATAGCAAGCAAGCGCTCTGCCAATTCATCCACGTAACCAGCAGCTTCGTTATAGAGCTCTTCAAATTTCGCATGCAGCGTAAAAAATTGGGATCCGCTCACATACCAGTGATAATGATGCAGCTTGACACCTAATACCGACCAATTGGCTGTTTGGACGTTCAATGCAGCTTGCAGTTCTGTTGCACTCTTCAATTGTGTTGTCATTAATAAACCTCCTAAGATATATGTTGTTTTGTTGTATTTAGACTAATTCTAAATCTATATACAACTTAACACGAAACTCCATTTATTGCAATTAGTATCCGAATTTTGTTGCTGTAGATATTAGCATAAACTCCTTAAAGTGCATGTTATTTGTGTCACATCTCTAATTAGCTTTCTTAATCACTGGGTCCGAAAAAGTGCCTTAATCATTTCACTCTTCGATTTAGGGCTAAGCACGTATAAGATATCACCCGGCTCAATCACTGTATTCCCGTGCGGTGCAACGATTTGATTATTGCGAATGATCGCCGTAAACAGAATATCCGTTGGCAGGTCCAGGTCAGAAATCTGCTTTTTGGCAATGGGCATATGCTCATCAATTCGTATATGGTTGATTTCCGAGTCCGTTTTCCCCAGCGCTACTAGCTCCATCAGGGATAGCTCCGGATTGTTTTTTCCCACGAGCTTTAACCGGGAAGCCAGCGGAGAAATCGTAGTTCCCTGAATAACCGCTGAAGTTAATACGACGAAAAATACAACGTTGAAGAAAAGCCTTCCCTGCGGAAGCCCGGCTAATAAAGGATAAGTTGCCAGTACTATCGGAACCGCTCCGCGCAGGCCGGCCCAGGAGATCAATGTCTTTTCACGAAAAGAGAATTTGGCGAATAGAAGGCTTAGATATACCCCTATCGGTCTCGCTACCACCATTAGAATAAAAGATAGGAGTAGTCCCTGCCAGGCGATGTTCACCAACTCCTGAGGAAAGACCAGCAGGCCAAGGAGGATAAACATGGCAATCTGCATCATCCAGGCAAAGCCATGGTTGAAACTCATAATGGTGCGATGATAAATCAATTTGGAATTGCCCATAACAAGTCCCAGTACATATACGGCAAGCAATCCACTGCTATGTAGTTGAGCAGCCACTCCATAGGTTAATACCGCGAATCCTATAGCCATAACAGGATAAAGACCGGAAGATTCCAGATTAATTTTATTGATAACAATAACGGCCAGCTTAGCCAACACAACCCCTAACACCAGCCCTATGCCCATCTCCCATATAAAAGAGAATATCAGGCTCCATAAAGCCATATCCGGCTGAAGAATCCACTCCAAAAGGGATACCGTTAGAAAAACAGCCATTGGATCATTGCTGCCGGACTCAGCTTCCAGTGTAGAAGTGATGCGTTTGTCGATGTTTTTGCCGCCCAATACAGAGAATACCGCTGCCGCATCCGTGGAGCCGACAATTGCCCCGAACAGTAGGCTTTCCGCCCAAGGAACATCAAGGATTAGCTTGGCGAATAAGCCTACGATTCCTGTAGTTAAGAGTACACCTATAGTAGACAAGGATAAAGCCGGGACAATAACAGGCCGAATATCCCTCATATTCGTCTGCATCCCTCCCTCGAACAGAATGATAATCAGGGCAAATATGCCGGCTATTTGGGTTAAGGACGTATTATTAAAATAAATAAAATGACTAAGAACCATACCTACCGCAATGAATAAGACTAATGACGGCATCCCGAACCGGGTTGAAAATTTAGTAGATAGAACACCTATTAGTAATAACACCGCCGATAATAAGATAACATTATCCGCAAGTTGGCTCATTGTAAATTTTCACCCCTTTCTCTATAGATATTCCTAGTTTTTATTACCCAAAAATAGTATGGCACTGAGCAGTAAGAATATACGGGTGTGCCATGACGACAGAAAACCCGCAGATCGATAGGATCTCCGGGTTGGTTCGATCGTATTATTTTGTCATACTGCGATCTTATTCTCTCGAGTAAATTTGCAGTTCCTGAATCGACCAATAGTTGCCACCGGAGCCAGTCTGAACAATCTTCACATAGCGGGTTTTAACGGGGGGGAATTGTCTCTTCATCCTCTCCTTCTGGCCATTACCGGAAGTAATTAATCTCCAGTTAACAGCGTCATCGGATATGTAGACTTCATACGCCCTAGGATAGTCATATGGAGACAGCCTGTAATCTAAATCTATAGTTTCTATGCTATGGGTACTTCCCAAGTCAATTTGATAAGCTTCACCGGAAGCCTGATGTTTCCCCGTATCCCAGCGTGTACGGCGATCCCCGTCAATAGCACTTCTAGGATTTGAGGCGTCCTGATTTACATTGGAGGATACCTTCCAATTCGTCCTCTCCAGCGGAACCAGCCCGGTGGCTGTGATCTTTAGCGTCTGGGACATGAGCTGTGATCCGGCCACTCTTACGGCATACGTATACAATGTTCCGTCTTTCAGGTTTCGGTCGGTGTACTGCGTTTCCTTAACATTTGCCGCCACTACACTCAGTTTTCCGCTACCATCATCCCGAAGCACTTCATAGCTTGCTCCGGGAGCTTCCAACCATTTTAAATGAACAGCAGGGCCCTTTACTGCGGAGGCTTCGAGTCCTTGGGGGGCAACGTCCTTCACTTCCTGGGAAGGCTGCAAAATATATTGCACGGCTTCACCCGGCGCCAAAGTCTCCGTAAAGGTCAATACGGGACTCGCTTTTCTACCGGCTATATAGCTGCGAGCCAACTCATAAGTATCCCCATTTCCGAAGCGTTCGCCCTCATATATAGTTTTTTTGGGCATTGTAATATTTACATTTACAGTTTGCGTAGTGTCTTCAAAGTTCACGAAATTGACCAGTACTTTGTTCGAAGTTGCTCCCGTTCCTGCCAGCGGCTTAAGCGTTGAGGTATCAACCGCCCGAACATAGACGCTCTTATCTGCAAGGGCTGTCTTGTTCGAAATATGGTACGTTAACGGGGCTCCGTGTGTTGCATAGGCCAAGCTTAATCTCCGCATGATACTTACGCGGGAATCTTCCTTTGCAGAGGTATAATAGATCTCTGTGGTGGCCGGGTCATGCTCTTCCAGATTGAACCCATATTTGAACAAGCTGAAATCCTTGAAAAAAGCGGCATGCTGTACAAACATATCTGCATAACCAATATGCGCACGCATAATCCGGTCGAATACAGCTGCTTTCCGTTCGGTGGCTCCATACTGCGGTGCATCCGTATGACTGTCAGAGGTGCCAAATTCAGTGGTGAGCATCTGCTTATTCAGACCCTCCGCTGCTCCTTCGAACGTTTTCAGGTTCTCTGTGAAGCTTCCCCCGTTGGTGAAAATGTACGATTCTCCATAAGAATGACCATTGGTTAGATCCGTAACCTCCTCCAGTTCCAATCGCTGCTTCGGGTCCCGTTCCCAACCGTCAGGGTCACCGCACTGTTTTACCGTACCTTTCTGGTTACCGCAGGAATGTTCTTTAAATCCCGGCCAATAAGCCCAGCCCGGAGCAACAGTTCGCAAATGGGGAGCTATTTTTTTGCCCTCTTTGTTAAGCCAATCCGCTATCGCCAGATTGACGGCTTTGGATCGATTGAACAAACCAGGCTCATTATCCACCTCATAGAACTGAAAATACGGGCTAAAATTGCGGAAGTACTCCGTCAGTTTTTTCACCGCATCGTCAGGTAACGAACCGTCACTTTTCAACTTAATATCACCAGAGTAGAGATACATTGCAACGGACTGCATATTGTAATCCTTTAGAACTTTATAGTATTCCAGCATGTTGGAGCAGGATCTTCCTACATCACTTGCACAGGTGGTCCGCATGATGTTCCCGCTGTAAGCAATCCCAAGCCATTTCATAATATAAGGCAGATGTGTAACTGCACCGCCATCAAAGTAAAATTGATTGTTGCTGACCATAGTTCCCGTTAAGGAATAGCTTCCATGAATAGGTTCAGTGGCCGGAGCATTCAACGATTCAAGACTAAGATCATCCCAAGTCCACCACTGGTATTTATCCTCCGCGGAAGAACAGTACAAGCATCTGGTCGTCTGAAGCTTAAGCTCATTTGTACCGGTCTTCAACTGCTCCTTGGGGATATAAAGATCATACGTTTTGCGAAAGGTGTGCTCACTGTTCGTTCCGGATACACCTGAAATTTGGATAATGCCCGACAATTGTTTATTTGAAAAAACACTCATTTGCGGGATCGATTTGTAAGCATCCAGAATGCTTACGTGAAATAAGACCCCGTTAGCCGGGATCTTGTCTAATGAATACGAAATGCGTAATTCTGGATTGGTTGCGCCATTTAAACCTGAGGGGATGTTCCCGGGGGCAATCACCTTGCTCGAGGCGGAAATGGCCTTATTGTTAGCACTGGAGGAATTCGCTGCCGCGAATTCCCCGGAGGACCCGTCATGCTTGCCCAGTTCCCATAAAACTGTTCCGGCAGGCTGGTTCGTTGCCGTAATTTGTCCTGAGGATAACTTGGACATATCCACCTTCACTGCACCATCCTCTCCACTTTCAGAACCGAAAAGGGAGGTGGAGAACAGAAACAAGATCGTTAAGGCTGCTAATTTCAGTGTCAAATGTAGGAGTTTTTTTGGTTTATAGGCGCTCATCTCATTGTCCTCTCTTTCATCCGGAATGTCTGGCAATTTGAAATCGCCCTTTCATTAAGGAGAGAACAGGGCGCTTTGAGGGATGACTGCCTCCTTCAGATGCGGGCTCTTCCATTTCAATCGTATACTGGCATCGCCATGATTCTCAAAATATTCAACCTTTATATTGTATAAAGTACCTGCATTAAGAGTTATACTTCCCTGGCGTGTGACACCGCTCTGTTTGTTCCAGCTATCAATGAGAAGTTTATTCCCGACCCATACCCTTACTCCGTCATCCGAGGAGGCATAAAAGGTATATTTCTCACTGAACTGCGGCTTAATTTTCCCCTTCCAGCGAACGGAGAAAGAGTCGTTTTCAATTGCAGAACCCGGGGAACCTCCCCGCCAATTAAAGTCGATCTTATTGTCTTTTCTACTTAAAGCCGGTTTTCCGGCCAGCTCTATGTTGTTAAAATAATCACCACTTAGGCTATTATGGGCTGTATTCTTCACAGGTGGATTCGTTGGCTTAACCGTTGGTTGGTTCTTAACTGGCAGCCTGCTTACTAGCTTATCTCTGGAAACTGTGTGAGTACTGCTCATGAAGTTTTTGATTTTTTGGGTGCTGTTTTTTTCAGTCAGCATCTTACCCCATGTCATCATATATACCCATTTACTTTGATATAGAGCCATCATTTCCGGATCCGGGAGCTCCCCGCTCTCTCCGATTCCAATCGGCTTCCCATTGGCCAATTCCAACAGACTATCATAGTAAACTTGATTATAATCATTGTTGTAAATATCAGCACCCAGTATATCGACCTTATCCGAACCGGGATAATAAGGTAAGTAAGGGTCAGACCATTCGTTCGGCGCATTAGGATTCCATGTCCACAGCAGGTTATTCAGCTTGTGAGTATCTACAAACCTGTCGTACATAATATTCCATAGTGCTTTGAAGTTACTCTTCTTTCCCCACCAGAACCATCCGCCATTCATTTCATGATAGGGTCTCCATATCACTGGAACTCCGGCATCGCGCAGTTGTTTCAGGTAAATCGCAATCTGATCCAAATCGGCAATTAGACTCTTATATTGAGGTGTTCCCGGGGTTACATAGGCATTAAAATCTTCTTGGCTTAACCCCTTGGAAACATTGGACCAAGCTGCTGGCGTTCCCGGGAGATTCTGGTGAAATGTCATCGCAACAATTCCGCCGTTGTTATACCAGTCTATTGCGCTCTTAACGACAGCTTGCCGCTCTAAGGCTGCAGTCTTCTTAGACTGATTGTTGATAGCACCTAATTCATAGCCATGCAATACAGCATATTGACCGCTGGTATCTTTAAGCTTGGCATTATAATCATCCGGTCTCTCCAGGTAATCATGCTGCCCGGATAATATACCCTTGCCGCTAAGCCCAACTAAATAACTTAATAGTTCCTGTGCCTCTACCGAAGCAGAAGGGTTAACCGGTCCAACATTCATCTTCGTTACAGGCAGGCTGTTAACCTCACCCCAAGGGATAAAAGACATAATCATAATTAGTGGCAATAAAGCACTATATAACCGAAACTTACGGTAAGTGTTCAAAGTAATCTTCCTTTCGGTAGCCAGGCTGCCGTCAAA harbors:
- a CDS encoding potassium/proton antiporter; this translates as MSQLADNVILLSAVLLLIGVLSTKFSTRFGMPSLVLFIAVGMVLSHFIYFNNTSLTQIAGIFALIIILFEGGMQTNMRDIRPVIVPALSLSTIGVLLTTGIVGLFAKLILDVPWAESLLFGAIVGSTDAAAVFSVLGGKNIDKRITSTLEAESGSNDPMAVFLTVSLLEWILQPDMALWSLIFSFIWEMGIGLVLGVVLAKLAVIVINKINLESSGLYPVMAIGFAVLTYGVAAQLHSSGLLAVYVLGLVMGNSKLIYHRTIMSFNHGFAWMMQIAMFILLGLLVFPQELVNIAWQGLLLSFILMVVARPIGVYLSLLFAKFSFREKTLISWAGLRGAVPIVLATYPLLAGLPQGRLFFNVVFFVVLTSAVIQGTTISPLASRLKLVGKNNPELSLMELVALGKTDSEINHIRIDEHMPIAKKQISDLDLPTDILFTAIIRNNQIVAPHGNTVIEPGDILYVLSPKSKSEMIKALFRTQ
- a CDS encoding M50 family metallopeptidase: MNNWLKTILFLAGSALLTRLIPFSSLFRNLDTMIHEFGHAMITLLLSGSVLRIELYANHSGVTYSAIQAGGRAVVVSLAGYTLASLFALLLFYLYARGREKWGLILTTGVALVMLLLYVRGGFGMLWLSGFMILNILIILAGKKVQKLYYLLLAFLTLEESVLGPLFLVTMSLYSPTRAGDASNLAQLTPLPALVWAVLFFLFSLLCAKWALGFFMQHSRNQFSTKKF
- a CDS encoding glycosyl hydrolase; translation: MSFDGSLATERKITLNTYRKFRLYSALLPLIMIMSFIPWGEVNSLPVTKMNVGPVNPSASVEAQELLSYLVGLSGKGILSGQHDYLERPDDYNAKLKDTSGQYAVLHGYELGAINNQSKKTAALERQAVVKSAIDWYNNGGIVAMTFHQNLPGTPAAWSNVSKGLSQEDFNAYVTPGTPQYKSLIADLDQIAIYLKQLRDAGVPVIWRPYHEMNGGWFWWGKKSNFKALWNIMYDRFVDTHKLNNLLWTWNPNAPNEWSDPYLPYYPGSDKVDILGADIYNNDYNQVYYDSLLELANGKPIGIGESGELPDPEMMALYQSKWVYMMTWGKMLTEKNSTQKIKNFMSSTHTVSRDKLVSRLPVKNQPTVKPTNPPVKNTAHNSLSGDYFNNIELAGKPALSRKDNKIDFNWRGGSPGSAIENDSFSVRWKGKIKPQFSEKYTFYASSDDGVRVWVGNKLLIDSWNKQSGVTRQGSITLNAGTLYNIKVEYFENHGDASIRLKWKSPHLKEAVIPQSALFSP
- a CDS encoding Dps family protein, which encodes MTTQLKSATELQAALNVQTANWSVLGVKLHHYHWYVSGSQFFTLHAKFEELYNEAAGYVDELAERLLAIGGQPASTMKQYLSLSSVQEGQGGEDAKEMVGQLIKDFTTVAAELQGAIAQAEELGDQPSADLLIGIRTSVEKHAWMLNAYLG
- a CDS encoding AIM24 family protein; the protein is MNVDIQDEGDSGSGQAVAFTIAEYEEVHVLHPQQIIAYQGPSSGRADRFMDVKGMYRKRKLIRADMSGPCRFVAALPPGYRIKTLQLDGKSDLLYDFRHLFFYSKGITMQTRVLSVKNMFITKDTVKVKFSGKGSIGILTEGTVCEATLHPSEPLFIDAGSVIAYPENAKLELTVYGNHLASQHMSYHWKMTGQGPVLFQAGRQSRRFERDTNDEDGIFKRFLREVLPFGGVFIK
- a CDS encoding discoidin domain-containing protein, with the protein product MSKLSSGQITATNQPAGTVLWELGKHDGSSGEFAAANSSSANNKAISASSKVIAPGNIPSGLNGATNPELRISYSLDKIPANGVLFHVSILDAYKSIPQMSVFSNKQLSGIIQISGVSGTNSEHTFRKTYDLYIPKEQLKTGTNELKLQTTRCLYCSSAEDKYQWWTWDDLSLESLNAPATEPIHGSYSLTGTMVSNNQFYFDGGAVTHLPYIMKWLGIAYSGNIMRTTCASDVGRSCSNMLEYYKVLKDYNMQSVAMYLYSGDIKLKSDGSLPDDAVKKLTEYFRNFSPYFQFYEVDNEPGLFNRSKAVNLAIADWLNKEGKKIAPHLRTVAPGWAYWPGFKEHSCGNQKGTVKQCGDPDGWERDPKQRLELEEVTDLTNGHSYGESYIFTNGGSFTENLKTFEGAAEGLNKQMLTTEFGTSDSHTDAPQYGATERKAAVFDRIMRAHIGYADMFVQHAAFFKDFSLFKYGFNLEEHDPATTEIYYTSAKEDSRVSIMRRLSLAYATHGAPLTYHISNKTALADKSVYVRAVDTSTLKPLAGTGATSNKVLVNFVNFEDTTQTVNVNITMPKKTIYEGERFGNGDTYELARSYIAGRKASPVLTFTETLAPGEAVQYILQPSQEVKDVAPQGLEASAVKGPAVHLKWLEAPGASYEVLRDDGSGKLSVVAANVKETQYTDRNLKDGTLYTYAVRVAGSQLMSQTLKITATGLVPLERTNWKVSSNVNQDASNPRSAIDGDRRTRWDTGKHQASGEAYQIDLGSTHSIETIDLDYRLSPYDYPRAYEVYISDDAVNWRLITSGNGQKERMKRQFPPVKTRYVKIVQTGSGGNYWSIQELQIYSRE